In Sedimentibacter sp. MB31-C6, one genomic interval encodes:
- a CDS encoding U32 family peptidase, whose translation MERKVELLAPAGSIESFYAAVNSGADSVYLGGKNFNARYNSQNFNDEEMKHIIQYAHNKNVKVYVTLNIILKDSEIAKVLNYAVYLYENDVDAVIVQDLGLLYLINKHIPHLPVNISTQSVVYDEFGVKFFEKYNVDKVIMARELSLKQLKEIAKNTDASLEVFIHGALCACYSGQCYMSSFLGGRSGNRGKCAQPCRLNYSFYDKENKTIESDYEAIPVLSMKDFIGGETVVELIEAGITTFKIEGRMKGPEYTSSVVEYYRKIIDNCISGDKIKKDEVIELEKRAISTFSRGYTNGYLMPSIKDDMFARTSSGIKGDNIDIIVDEVKDKTKEFSFYRRRKIDFKINLKIGERAILTAYDDSNTVTVYSEDVCELSLKNPATDILIREQLGKLGNTIYNLGNIEIVKDDNVFIKKSTLNHMRRESTEELYSKKAVVYNRQLMGEISNEDIFDFNKNIRKKKPTISLKINSNEEFHIIDKIKMKRVYFPYDLDLDAIKKLDGIEKYLWIPNIVSKNQYNIFKEKINYYEEIFDGVCVNNIGSLYFFKEYSNLKIHCGSFFNIINSFSAQLIKEIGIESFSYSFEANIKDIGSIKNNIDIESEIVVYAYVQLMVMKNCPMSIVRNCKNSEDCNTCNYNTKYALKDRKGVYFNIERKNRLTNIYNSVPLTLIDKTYDFVRMGIKYFYVDTKWEDNIEDIIDALYCEINGIQTEKVLNENKFTRGHYLKNIL comes from the coding sequence ATGGAAAGAAAAGTAGAACTTTTAGCTCCTGCAGGCAGTATTGAATCTTTTTATGCAGCAGTAAACAGTGGAGCAGATTCTGTATATCTTGGCGGTAAAAATTTTAATGCTAGATATAATTCACAAAATTTTAATGATGAAGAAATGAAACATATTATACAATATGCACACAATAAAAATGTAAAAGTGTATGTTACCTTAAATATTATTTTAAAAGATTCAGAAATAGCAAAGGTATTAAATTATGCTGTATACTTGTATGAAAATGATGTAGATGCAGTTATTGTACAAGATTTAGGTTTGTTATATTTAATTAATAAACATATTCCTCATTTACCTGTTAATATTAGCACTCAATCTGTAGTATATGATGAATTTGGTGTTAAATTTTTCGAAAAATATAATGTAGATAAAGTTATAATGGCAAGAGAACTGTCTCTTAAACAACTTAAGGAAATTGCAAAAAATACTGATGCTAGTTTAGAAGTGTTCATACATGGAGCTTTATGTGCGTGTTATTCAGGTCAATGCTATATGAGTAGTTTTTTAGGAGGTAGAAGCGGCAATAGAGGTAAATGTGCACAGCCTTGTAGATTAAACTATAGCTTTTACGATAAGGAAAATAAAACTATTGAATCAGATTATGAAGCAATTCCTGTTTTGAGTATGAAAGATTTTATTGGAGGAGAAACTGTAGTTGAATTAATAGAAGCAGGTATCACTACATTTAAAATAGAAGGAAGAATGAAAGGACCTGAGTATACATCTTCAGTTGTTGAATACTATAGAAAAATAATTGACAACTGTATTTCAGGAGATAAAATTAAAAAAGATGAAGTTATTGAATTAGAAAAAAGAGCAATATCTACATTTAGTAGAGGATATACTAATGGGTATCTGATGCCTAGTATAAAAGATGATATGTTTGCTAGAACCAGTTCTGGCATTAAAGGTGATAATATAGATATAATAGTTGATGAAGTTAAGGACAAAACTAAGGAGTTTTCTTTTTATAGAAGAAGAAAAATAGATTTTAAAATAAATCTTAAAATTGGCGAAAGAGCTATATTAACTGCATATGACGACAGTAATACTGTAACAGTATATAGTGAAGATGTTTGTGAATTAAGCTTAAAAAACCCAGCGACAGATATACTTATTAGGGAACAACTTGGCAAGCTGGGAAATACTATTTATAATCTAGGAAATATAGAGATAGTTAAGGATGACAATGTATTTATAAAGAAAAGTACGTTGAATCATATGAGACGAGAATCAACAGAAGAACTTTATAGTAAAAAGGCAGTTGTTTATAATAGGCAATTAATGGGCGAAATATCTAATGAAGATATATTTGATTTTAATAAAAATATTAGAAAGAAAAAACCAACTATAAGTTTAAAAATAAATAGTAATGAAGAATTTCATATAATTGATAAAATTAAAATGAAAAGAGTATATTTTCCTTATGATTTAGACTTAGATGCTATTAAAAAGCTTGATGGTATTGAAAAATATTTATGGATTCCTAACATAGTCTCAAAAAATCAATATAATATTTTTAAAGAAAAAATAAATTATTATGAAGAAATATTTGATGGTGTTTGTGTTAATAACATAGGAAGTTTATATTTTTTTAAAGAATATAGTAATCTAAAAATACACTGTGGTTCATTTTTCAATATAATTAACTCTTTTTCGGCACAACTTATAAAAGAAATTGGGATTGAGAGTTTTTCATATTCCTTTGAAGCTAATATTAAAGATATTGGTAGTATTAAGAATAACATAGATATAGAATCAGAGATAGTAGTCTATGCTTATGTTCAATTAATGGTTATGAAAAATTGTCCAATGTCAATTGTGAGGAATTGTAAAAATTCAGAAGATTGTAATACATGTAATTATAACACTAAATATGCTTTAAAGGATAGAAAAGGTGTTTATTTTAATATTGAAAGGAAAAATCGCTTAACCAATATATATAACAGTGTACCTCTTACATTAATTGATAAAACTTATGATTTTGTTAGAATGGGAATAAAGTATTTTTATGTTGATACAAAATGGGAGGACAATATCGAAGACATAATTGATGCTTTATATTGTGAAATAAATGGTATACAAACAGAAAAAGTTTTAAATGAAAATAAATTTACTCGAGGTCATTATTTAAAGAATATATTGTAA
- a CDS encoding lytic transglycosylase domain-containing protein, protein MKSKKNLSILFIICIVSYFMMINMSLTADAEDLTKYYSSSKKTIEKNFIIYELRDLFIQEKILIQYIEDLTKLPYDESAFMIKECRSKNMDPFIVLGVIKSESDFNPFAVGQAGERGLGQLMGNTAKPVAENIGYIYNPENLFDIRYNLKITITQLSYLNNLYNKDVHKTLTAYNRGQKGLQEYMDSGKSEYENLAISEYSAKVLKFANEYKEEFENLSN, encoded by the coding sequence ATGAAAAGTAAAAAAAACTTGTCAATATTATTTATTATTTGTATTGTATCATATTTTATGATGATTAATATGAGTTTAACTGCTGATGCGGAAGATTTGACTAAGTACTATAGCTCCTCGAAGAAAACAATTGAAAAGAATTTTATTATTTATGAGTTAAGAGATTTATTTATACAAGAAAAAATTTTGATACAATATATAGAAGATCTTACTAAACTTCCATATGATGAAAGCGCATTTATGATTAAAGAATGCAGGTCAAAAAATATGGATCCGTTTATTGTACTAGGTGTTATTAAAAGTGAAAGTGATTTTAATCCTTTTGCTGTGGGACAAGCAGGAGAGAGAGGTTTAGGTCAGCTTATGGGAAATACTGCTAAGCCGGTTGCAGAAAATATAGGATATATCTATAATCCAGAAAATCTATTTGATATTAGATATAATTTAAAAATTACAATAACACAACTTTCTTATTTAAATAACCTGTATAATAAAGATGTACATAAAACTTTAACGGCCTATAATAGAGGGCAAAAGGGATTACAAGAATATATGGATAGCGGTAAGTCTGAATATGAAAATCTAGCGATAAGTGAGTATTCAGCTAAAGTTTTAAAATTTGCAAATGAATATAAAGAAGAGTTTGAAAATTTAAGTAATTAA
- a CDS encoding endonuclease MutS2 yields the protein MREKSKEVLEFNKIIDRVAELAETNLGKDEVRKLDITFDLEDAKYKQNQTYQAFSIIVEKGEPPFGGISDIGEYVKRGAIGGIISMKGLIGCADTLRAARLLKNYVLLNNDEKNNYDILDNLCQNIYTDKSIEDRIYEVIISDDEISDDASSELKRVRREIKIKNSAIKNKINTIVSSQSMQKYLQEGIVTMRNDRYVIPVRKEYRSMVKGIIHDQSSTGSTLFIEPLAVVEMTNDISNLKIEEKKEIERILLELSGIVGSIEDEMINNQGILTELDCIFAKGKYAISINGIEPKINNRGFIRIKKGRHPLIDPNVVVPIDIWIGKDFTTLIITGPNTGGKTVSLKTLGLFSLMGMAGLHLPAEYGTEISLFSSIYADIGDEQSIEQSLSTFSSHMTNIVKIMNEVDDNSLVLFDELGAGTDPTEGAALAISILDTLHDRKIITAATTHYSELKLYALTTDGVNNGSVEFNIETLSPTYKLLIGVPGKSNAFEISKKLGLNDSIILKAKKTIEKDKVEFEDALKEIEENRKYIENKKAEINRLDAESQKKHSDYIAKERKALEKSEKLINEANYEARKIVEQTKKETLAIIKELKKLNIEMDRDKNRRVNEIRQNINDKSKELEENPYSEQIYNEEAYDVTTPLKKGDAVLVRNLNQKGHILSDVDDSKAVMVQVGLIKTKVKKTDLIKIKSDEEEQEKANTSRMIKLKTSSINPVVDVRGFNLEEALMEIDKYLDDAFMANLNEIQIIHGKGMGILREGITKFLKKHKHVKNSRLGNFNEGGDGVTIVTFR from the coding sequence ATGAGAGAAAAGTCAAAAGAAGTATTAGAATTTAATAAAATTATTGATAGAGTTGCAGAACTTGCAGAGACAAACCTAGGGAAAGATGAAGTGCGTAAACTTGATATTACCTTTGATTTAGAAGATGCAAAATATAAACAAAATCAAACATATCAAGCTTTTTCAATAATTGTAGAAAAAGGGGAACCTCCTTTTGGGGGAATTTCTGATATTGGGGAGTACGTTAAAAGAGGTGCAATAGGAGGCATTATATCTATGAAGGGCCTTATTGGATGTGCAGATACACTTAGGGCAGCAAGATTATTAAAGAACTATGTACTTCTAAATAATGACGAAAAAAACAATTATGATATATTAGATAATCTTTGCCAAAATATATATACTGATAAGAGTATAGAGGATAGAATATATGAAGTGATTATAAGTGATGATGAAATCTCTGATGATGCAAGTTCTGAGCTTAAAAGAGTTAGAAGAGAAATTAAAATTAAAAATTCAGCAATAAAAAATAAAATAAACACAATAGTAAGTTCTCAGAGTATGCAAAAATATCTTCAAGAAGGTATTGTTACAATGCGTAATGATAGATATGTAATACCTGTTCGTAAAGAATACAGATCTATGGTAAAGGGTATTATTCATGACCAGTCTTCTACAGGATCTACATTGTTTATTGAGCCTTTAGCTGTAGTAGAAATGACTAATGATATTTCAAATTTAAAGATAGAAGAAAAAAAAGAAATAGAACGTATTTTACTAGAATTAAGTGGTATTGTAGGTAGTATAGAAGATGAAATGATTAATAATCAGGGAATTTTAACAGAACTAGACTGTATTTTTGCTAAAGGGAAATATGCTATAAGTATAAATGGAATTGAGCCTAAAATTAATAATAGAGGATTCATTCGAATTAAAAAAGGCAGACATCCATTAATAGACCCAAATGTAGTAGTACCTATTGATATTTGGATTGGAAAAGATTTTACGACGCTTATAATTACAGGACCTAATACAGGAGGAAAAACTGTTTCTTTAAAGACTTTAGGATTATTTTCTCTTATGGGAATGGCTGGACTTCATTTACCTGCTGAATATGGTACTGAAATTTCATTATTTAGTTCAATATATGCGGATATAGGTGATGAGCAAAGTATTGAGCAAAGTTTGAGTACATTTTCATCACATATGACTAATATCGTTAAGATTATGAATGAAGTAGATGATAATTCCTTAGTACTTTTTGACGAACTTGGAGCAGGTACAGATCCTACTGAAGGTGCAGCTTTAGCAATTTCAATACTTGATACGTTACATGATAGAAAAATAATTACAGCAGCTACTACACATTACAGTGAGTTAAAGCTTTATGCTTTGACAACAGACGGTGTTAACAATGGTAGTGTTGAGTTTAATATTGAAACACTAAGTCCAACATACAAGCTATTAATTGGAGTACCAGGGAAATCAAATGCTTTTGAAATTTCTAAGAAACTTGGATTGAATGATTCAATAATATTAAAGGCAAAAAAGACAATAGAAAAAGATAAAGTAGAATTTGAAGATGCATTGAAGGAAATTGAGGAAAATAGAAAATATATAGAAAACAAAAAAGCTGAAATAAATAGATTAGATGCGGAAAGTCAGAAAAAGCACAGTGATTATATTGCTAAGGAAAGAAAAGCACTAGAAAAGAGCGAAAAACTTATAAATGAAGCAAATTATGAAGCAAGAAAAATTGTTGAGCAAACTAAAAAAGAAACATTAGCAATAATTAAAGAATTAAAAAAACTAAATATAGAAATGGATAGGGATAAAAACAGGAGAGTAAATGAAATAAGACAAAATATTAATGACAAAAGTAAGGAGTTAGAGGAAAATCCATATTCTGAACAAATATATAATGAAGAAGCATATGATGTGACTACACCTTTGAAAAAGGGTGATGCAGTTTTAGTTAGAAACTTAAATCAAAAGGGTCATATTTTATCTGATGTAGATGATTCTAAAGCAGTAATGGTACAGGTAGGATTAATCAAAACAAAAGTTAAAAAAACAGATTTAATTAAAATTAAATCTGATGAAGAAGAACAGGAAAAAGCTAATACTTCGAGAATGATAAAATTAAAAACTTCATCCATAAACCCTGTTGTTGATGTGAGAGGATTCAACCTTGAAGAAGCTTTAATGGAAATTGATAAATATTTAGATGATGCATTTATGGCAAATTTAAATGAGATTCAAATAATTCACGGAAAAGGTATGGGTATTTTAAGAGAAGGAATAACTAAATTTCTAAAAAAACACAAGCATGTTAAAAATTCTCGCTTAGGAAATTTCAATGAGGGTGGTGATGGTGTTACAATTGTAACATTTAGATAA
- a CDS encoding GNAT family N-acetyltransferase codes for MEREIVRLDMNRDFEAFEELSVISFGEGTNSKRKMYEWLFDKNPYNKSGNMMYLLKEGGKVIGCDGLLPNELYVNGKTVLAAHSVKSMTHPDYKKQGIFRMMTQNSCERGKQDGVDVVIGLANDQSYPAYQKFGWPTLFEKEVYVKPILINNILKRRIKIGFLSSVGNSIYTAYMKNKLKVQMDKEISFEILNTVPKNIQKCWDTYKSKYNVLLVRDYKYLNYRYNERPDVKYITILAKIKNEIIGFAILHNSVANGSKMTSCVEFFTDPTNARYIKSLANVISKYCYDNGIEYVVVGTGLHGKFKNVLLSNGFMITRKPPKNNMMIANILSDKLTMNEINGHEKWHITQGDGETELDL; via the coding sequence ATGGAAAGAGAAATAGTTAGATTAGATATGAATAGAGATTTTGAAGCCTTTGAAGAGTTATCAGTAATTTCCTTTGGAGAAGGTACTAACAGTAAACGAAAAATGTACGAATGGCTTTTTGATAAAAATCCATATAACAAATCAGGAAATATGATGTACTTGTTAAAAGAAGGAGGCAAAGTTATAGGATGTGATGGGTTGTTACCAAATGAACTTTATGTAAATGGTAAAACGGTATTAGCTGCACATTCTGTAAAATCAATGACGCACCCTGATTACAAAAAACAAGGAATATTCAGAATGATGACTCAAAATTCTTGCGAAAGAGGAAAACAAGATGGTGTTGACGTTGTAATAGGTTTGGCAAATGATCAGTCCTATCCAGCTTATCAAAAATTTGGATGGCCAACACTTTTTGAAAAGGAAGTGTATGTCAAACCAATTTTGATAAATAATATTTTAAAAAGAAGAATTAAGATAGGATTTTTATCTTCTGTTGGGAATTCTATTTACACAGCATATATGAAAAATAAACTTAAGGTACAAATGGATAAAGAAATAAGCTTTGAAATTTTAAATACTGTTCCTAAAAATATTCAAAAGTGTTGGGATACATATAAAAGTAAATATAACGTATTGTTAGTGAGAGATTATAAATATTTAAATTATAGATATAATGAAAGACCAGACGTAAAATACATAACTATACTTGCTAAAATAAAGAATGAAATAATAGGATTTGCTATACTTCATAATTCTGTAGCTAATGGATCTAAAATGACTTCATGTGTTGAATTCTTTACAGATCCAACTAATGCAAGATATATTAAATCATTGGCAAATGTTATATCTAAATATTGTTATGACAATGGTATTGAATATGTTGTTGTAGGAACGGGATTACATGGTAAATTTAAGAATGTACTGCTTAGTAATGGCTTTATGATAACAAGGAAACCTCCAAAAAACAATATGATGATTGCTAATATATTATCTGATAAATTGACTATGAATGAAATAAATGGTCATGAGAAGTGGCACATAACTCAAGGCGATGGGGAAACAGAACTTGACTTGTAA
- the argS gene encoding arginine--tRNA ligase, whose amino-acid sequence MDFKNKVVEIITSIDNEMNVDEALQIIEIPPNSDMGDYAVPCFKFAKKFRKAPAAIATEVVEKIGNIEGFEKIETAGPYVNFFVDKTHFAEKVLKEAFTEKYGYGSTNVGQGRTVIVEFSSPNIAKPFHIGHIRSTLIGNSINNIYKYMGYKTFAINHLGDYGTQFGMLISAYKKWGTPEIVEAIEKDPIPELLKLYVRYNQEIESHPEYQEEARYWFKELENGNEEAHELWSWFREVSLKEFNRVYDMFGIKYDSFAGESFYSDKMPLVIDELEDKGLLKDSEGARIVELQEYGLTDALIQKSDGSTLYVTRDIAAAKYRKETYDFYKNIYVVGAPQKLHFDQWRKIIDLMGYDWAYDCVHVMFGTVSLEGGALATRKGRVVFLEDVLKKAIEKTTEIINDRNPNLENKEEVAKQVGIGAVIFQELFNNRIKDYVFSWDKTLSFEGETGPYVQYTYARTCSLLRKSNIEIDDNIDFSILTDKSAFNVLKKLEGFKSATLVAHDKYEPFYITRYIVGLAQEFNRFYHDCPIIVDDEKVKKARLLLTQIVNIVLKTGMDLLGMKAPEKM is encoded by the coding sequence ATGGACTTTAAAAATAAAGTAGTAGAGATAATCACATCTATAGATAATGAAATGAATGTTGATGAAGCTCTTCAAATAATTGAAATCCCACCTAATTCAGATATGGGTGATTATGCGGTTCCATGCTTTAAATTTGCAAAGAAATTTAGAAAGGCTCCTGCCGCTATTGCTACTGAAGTTGTTGAAAAAATAGGCAATATAGAAGGTTTTGAAAAAATTGAAACTGCAGGACCATATGTTAATTTTTTTGTTGATAAAACGCATTTTGCAGAAAAAGTATTAAAAGAAGCTTTTACTGAAAAGTATGGATACGGAAGTACAAATGTTGGGCAAGGAAGAACGGTTATTGTTGAATTTTCATCGCCTAATATAGCAAAACCCTTTCATATAGGACATATTCGTTCAACATTAATCGGAAATTCTATTAATAATATTTATAAATATATGGGTTATAAAACTTTTGCAATAAATCATTTAGGTGATTATGGAACTCAATTTGGTATGCTTATTTCAGCATATAAAAAATGGGGTACACCAGAAATTGTAGAGGCTATCGAAAAAGATCCTATACCAGAACTTTTAAAATTATATGTAAGATATAATCAAGAAATAGAATCTCATCCTGAATATCAAGAAGAGGCAAGATATTGGTTTAAAGAATTAGAAAATGGAAACGAAGAGGCTCATGAGTTATGGTCTTGGTTTAGAGAGGTGAGTTTAAAGGAATTTAATAGAGTTTATGATATGTTTGGAATAAAATATGATTCATTTGCAGGTGAAAGTTTTTATTCAGATAAAATGCCTTTGGTAATAGATGAACTAGAAGACAAAGGACTTCTAAAAGATTCAGAAGGTGCAAGAATTGTTGAACTTCAAGAATATGGATTAACAGATGCATTAATTCAAAAAAGTGATGGTTCTACATTGTATGTAACAAGAGATATTGCTGCTGCAAAATATAGAAAGGAAACATATGACTTTTATAAAAATATATATGTAGTAGGTGCTCCTCAAAAACTTCATTTTGATCAATGGAGAAAAATAATTGATTTAATGGGTTATGACTGGGCATATGATTGCGTTCATGTCATGTTTGGTACAGTTAGTCTTGAAGGTGGAGCACTTGCAACACGTAAAGGGAGAGTCGTTTTTTTAGAGGATGTATTGAAAAAGGCAATAGAAAAAACAACAGAAATAATCAATGATAGAAATCCAAACCTAGAAAATAAGGAAGAGGTAGCTAAGCAAGTAGGAATAGGTGCTGTGATTTTTCAAGAACTGTTCAATAACAGAATAAAGGATTATGTATTTTCTTGGGATAAAACTTTGAGTTTTGAAGGTGAAACAGGTCCATATGTACAATATACTTATGCAAGAACTTGTAGTTTGCTCAGGAAATCTAATATTGAAATTGATGATAATATAGATTTCTCTATTTTGACTGATAAAAGTGCATTTAATGTTCTAAAAAAACTAGAGGGCTTTAAATCAGCTACTTTAGTGGCTCATGATAAATATGAACCTTTTTATATAACAAGATATATTGTAGGGTTAGCACAAGAATTCAATAGATTTTATCATGACTGTCCAATTATAGTTGATGATGAAAAAGTTAAAAAAGCAAGGCTCTTATTAACACAAATTGTAAATATAGTATTGAAAACAGGTATGGATCTTCTCGGTATGAAGGCACCTGAAAAAATGTAA